AGTTACTCATGCAGTCATCTGATTCTGTACTTTACCGATTAGGTGCAGAAGGCTTCGCTAGTACGAGTGGTAATCCCACAAGTCTACTTGGCTATGCATTACAAAATCAGGGGAAAGAAGTAGTTTTTTGTTTTAGAAGTCAGACCTCTCCTGCAACGTCTTTCTCTGTCGCAAATACGAGTATTTTACAATGGAACGAAGAAAATACGGACATCACTGTAAATGGTGTATCTGGATTTTGTGATTTAAGTGCAGTTAATGATTATGCTAGCCGTCGCAAAGCACAAATGACACAAGTTGCTATTGTTGTAAATCCACCGCTAAGTACACCTGCACGCCCATTACAAATTGTCACTTTAGGGAGTGATCTTGAAAGTTTAGGGAAATTGGATAATGAGCAAACAAAAAGAATAAGAGTATATGTGACATCTATTTTACCCAATTTATCCGATGCTTCTCAGACTGCTATTACAAATTGTCTGAAACGTCCGAATAGCCAGCCATTATCAGGTTCAAACTCAACAGTATCGAGTTGTTTACAAGATTTGAATGTTCCATTTAATACGCAGTTCCAGGATTTTGTGTTGAGTACATATCAACGTCAGAACTCGGTTTAATTGGATTATTGGGGAATAGATGAAATGAAGATATTAAATACAAAAAAAGCTAAAGTTTTAAAGTGTAAAGTACTCGTCATGGCGATATCTGCCATTATGACGAGCACGGTAACAACATCAGTTGTTCGAGCGAGTGATGTGCAAATTTATCAAAATCCAACGGCAACTAAATATCCGATTATTATGTTGGCAATTGATAATTCTTTTAGTATGACAATTAATGATGCCTATTATAACAATACAAGAATGTCACGTTTAGATGCTCTGAAGCGCTCTTTAGTCACTGCTTTACAGGCTTTAAACACAGATGGTACCTATAAAATTCCTAATATCACTTATATGGGATTAACTAAATTTGCTGGTGATGTTAGTAATCCTAGACGTTCTAGAATTTGGGTGCCAGCAAAAAGACTAGATGCTTTAGTATCAGGGACAAAAACACAAAGACAATTTCTAATAGAGCAAATTAATGGGCTAGGTGCAGATTCAAGTACACCTACTTCAACTTTATTTGCGGAAACTTATGCCTATTTATTGGGTAGCCGTACGGATAGTCCTAATGCTGTAAATAACTTTTCAAATGGTTACCAAGCAGATCTTTCTGGTATGAGTAATGCTGCAACAGGTACTGTTTCAAACGGAAAATATATTGCGCCAATTGAATCTTTACCGAATGAAAATGATAAACAGTGTTCAACACAGGGTGTATTCTTTTTAACCGATGGTGCACCTTCTGGTATTCCAGCAACAAACACACAATTATTACTTAAGAATGTTGCTGCAAATGCAGGCATCACAGGAGTGGATGCTAATACCATTAGTGGTTCTGTTACAGATGTACCTGCTGTTTATTATAACTATAGTAAAGCTCGTAATTCAGCTACCACAAATGGTGAGTTTTACGAGATGAAACTATCAGCAGCGGATAATGAGGTGACGACTAATAATACAGTAACAGGTTATCAAGATCGAAGTGGGTGGTCATATATTGCAGATCTAGTTAAAGCGACATCAACAACTGCAACACCTATCTCAAAGAAAAGAATTTATTTAGCTACAGTTGGATTTGGACCTCTTTTTAATACCGCAGTTAATAGTGGTGGTAATCAGGTTGAAACCTGTGACAAAGATTCAACTGGACGCAATATCCATTGTTATATTGGTTCTAGGGGAGCTGTAAATACCAATTTGGGTAATTCTGATACTAGCCCTTACTCTAACACTCTTAATGCTGATGCATTAAAGATGTTGGGAGATAAAGTTGGTGAAGGTGATACTTATGGAACCGATAAACCTATTGGGGGCTATACCTATGCAGATACAGGTGAAAAAGTACAAAATGCTTTATTAAGGTTTGTAGGCGCAATTTCACAAGGGACTTTTGAGGCAGCTAGTTTCGGGACTTATGTGGTACCAGCTGATCCAATGGCAACCAGTGCATCTTATTCTTATGTTTTTGCACCACAGTTTCAGCCTAAAGTAAGTGGATCGGGTGGGACAATAGTCTCTACGCAACAGTTATGGTTAGGGAATCTTAAAAAATATACCTTAAATTCATCTGGTACTATGGTTGATGTGAATGGTAATACCGTATTAAAAAATACAGGTGGTATTAATACTTTAACTCAGGACTTTTGGAATGCTGAGAATATTAATGATGGAGACGATGCTCTCAAAGGTGGGGCATGGTCACAACTATCAGTGCCAAATACGTCTTCAGGTACGCTCAGCACGGTAACTAATGCTTCAGATATTCAAACCCGGCCTCTCTACATTAATGCAACTATTCCGACAGCTTTAACTGATACGAATAAAAATAAAGTTGTAGCTGCAAATAGTTTAACTCAACTGAGTACGCAAACTGTTCTGACTGCTAGCTATATTGACAGTACAGCAGGTTCAGGAACGACAGCATGGCGACAAAACGTTTACCAACCTTATCTGTTATCTGCACTAGGTTATAAGCTTACAAAAACTGAATTAGAAGCCAAAACAGCAGGCTATAAGTGGGATACTGTTGATAAAGTAAAAAACTTAAACGTTATGCAGCAAATGGGTGGCGTATTACATTCTGACCCATTACTAGTGACTTTAGAAGCCAAATATGACCCAACTACAGGTGCAATTTTAAGTAATACTCAAAGTACAGTAAACCGTAAAGATTATATTGTGATGGGATCAATACAAGGTTTACTGCACATACTGAATCAAGCCACTGGTAAAGAAGAAATGGCTTTTCTTCCCAATGAAATTCTTCAGGATGTTAATCGTCGAGATGCTTTATTAGATGTAAGTAATACAACAACATCTACAACAAATCCATTTTATGGTATCGATGCTCAATGGGGTTCATGGATCGAATATAGTATTGATGCGACGAATAATAAATTTAAAGCCAATATTGCCAATATTTATGGTGGTATGCGTATGGGTGGAAAAAGCTATTATGGCTTAAATATTAAAAATCCAGCAGATCCAAAATTTTTGTTTCAGATTGACCCTGTAAATGGGGTAATTAATAGTGGTACCAGTGGTGTGTCTGCTACAGGGAACCAAGTAACTGCACTTCAGGCAATGGGGCAGAGTTGGTCCAAGCCAACACTTGCAAAAATTCGTTTCAATAATCAAGTCAAAAACGTCATGATTGTAGGAGGGGGATATGATCCAGCTTATGAGACGGATGGTTATCAGCCGACTTCAACCACTGTAAATGCTGGCGCTGGTATTTATATTTTTGATGCGACTACAGGTGCTTTATTGTGGGATGCTCGTTACGGTAGTAGTAATAGCACTAGTACGGTTGATGTCAAGGATAGTAATTTAAAATATAGCGTAGTGAGCCAAATCAAAGCTTTCGATCGAGATGCAGATGGTTTGGTTGATAATTTATATTTTGGTGATTTAGGTGGGCAAATCTTTCGCGTTGACTTGAATAATGGTTATGGAACATCAACAACAAATTTTGGTCGAGTAAATCGACTCGCGAACTTTTCAGCACTTAACCAGCGTTTCTATGAAATGCCGACTTTAAGTATTCATGATCGTAACGGTAGCCGTTTTGGTGTGCTTGGCATTGCTTCTGGTAATCGAAGTTTTCCTTTGAACAAAGCCAATAGCAATGATAATCGAATTTATGCCTTATATGATTATGATATTGCTTCATCTAATTTATACAGTTCAACATTCTCTAAAACCAGTAATTTAACAGAATCAGATTTATATAATTGGAGTGCTATTGCTAGTACCAATGTAGCAAATCTGATGAACAATACGAAAAAGGGTTGGTACTATGTTTTGCGTGAAACTGATGGAACAGCCCAAACTGCAAATACGGGTACAGTAAAAGCACTTAATGGATACCTTGTGGTTGCAAATACCGCTCAATTTTCAGATTTCTACGTATCTTTATATAATCCAAATCATGCTTC
This genomic stretch from Acinetobacter oleivorans DR1 harbors:
- a CDS encoding PilX N-terminal domain-containing pilus assembly protein is translated as MKVQKGSTLIVVLILLLVITVIGTLAVRQSLTSLNIATNSQAQQLLMQSSDSVLYRLGAEGFASTSGNPTSLLGYALQNQGKEVVFCFRSQTSPATSFSVANTSILQWNEENTDITVNGVSGFCDLSAVNDYASRRKAQMTQVAIVVNPPLSTPARPLQIVTLGSDLESLGKLDNEQTKRIRVYVTSILPNLSDASQTAITNCLKRPNSQPLSGSNSTVSSCLQDLNVPFNTQFQDFVLSTYQRQNSV
- a CDS encoding PilC/PilY family type IV pilus protein, which translates into the protein MKILNTKKAKVLKCKVLVMAISAIMTSTVTTSVVRASDVQIYQNPTATKYPIIMLAIDNSFSMTINDAYYNNTRMSRLDALKRSLVTALQALNTDGTYKIPNITYMGLTKFAGDVSNPRRSRIWVPAKRLDALVSGTKTQRQFLIEQINGLGADSSTPTSTLFAETYAYLLGSRTDSPNAVNNFSNGYQADLSGMSNAATGTVSNGKYIAPIESLPNENDKQCSTQGVFFLTDGAPSGIPATNTQLLLKNVAANAGITGVDANTISGSVTDVPAVYYNYSKARNSATTNGEFYEMKLSAADNEVTTNNTVTGYQDRSGWSYIADLVKATSTTATPISKKRIYLATVGFGPLFNTAVNSGGNQVETCDKDSTGRNIHCYIGSRGAVNTNLGNSDTSPYSNTLNADALKMLGDKVGEGDTYGTDKPIGGYTYADTGEKVQNALLRFVGAISQGTFEAASFGTYVVPADPMATSASYSYVFAPQFQPKVSGSGGTIVSTQQLWLGNLKKYTLNSSGTMVDVNGNTVLKNTGGINTLTQDFWNAENINDGDDALKGGAWSQLSVPNTSSGTLSTVTNASDIQTRPLYINATIPTALTDTNKNKVVAANSLTQLSTQTVLTASYIDSTAGSGTTAWRQNVYQPYLLSALGYKLTKTELEAKTAGYKWDTVDKVKNLNVMQQMGGVLHSDPLLVTLEAKYDPTTGAILSNTQSTVNRKDYIVMGSIQGLLHILNQATGKEEMAFLPNEILQDVNRRDALLDVSNTTTSTTNPFYGIDAQWGSWIEYSIDATNNKFKANIANIYGGMRMGGKSYYGLNIKNPADPKFLFQIDPVNGVINSGTSGVSATGNQVTALQAMGQSWSKPTLAKIRFNNQVKNVMIVGGGYDPAYETDGYQPTSTTVNAGAGIYIFDATTGALLWDARYGSSNSTSTVDVKDSNLKYSVVSQIKAFDRDADGLVDNLYFGDLGGQIFRVDLNNGYGTSTTNFGRVNRLANFSALNQRFYEMPTLSIHDRNGSRFGVLGIASGNRSFPLNKANSNDNRIYALYDYDIASSNLYSSTFSKTSNLTESDLYNWSAIASTNVANLMNNTKKGWYYVLRETDGTAQTANTGTVKALNGYLVVANTAQFSDFYVSLYNPNHASTKQPNACTGGITGSSVIRRLCLPYGVCGDATDATNFNANKIGGNVGNASDGISKINAGGFSNGVNNLIKLLPEVGRNYKTTKIFQSTNWYERQ